In Geopsychrobacter electrodiphilus DSM 16401, a single window of DNA contains:
- a CDS encoding ABC transporter permease, whose translation MSIGNGQGTFLPWLPFFTLLRKEILRFWRVSSQTLLTPIITASLYLFIFGATLGQRIHVIEGFSYAQFVIPGLVLMGVINNSFANCSSSLFMSRYLGGIVDLLVTPVSPSQFILAYTLAAMLRGALVGMVTWLISTMFATLPWTSPLLAILMAMLASFMFAQFGLIAALYAKNFDTLSMFTNFLLLPLIYLGGVFYPISILPAPWGGLSHLNPLFYLIDGFRHAILGVGDISFALAFGVSGLLATALFIWAAWLIGSGKSLRS comes from the coding sequence ATGAGCATCGGCAACGGACAGGGGACGTTTCTGCCCTGGCTCCCCTTTTTTACGCTGCTGCGCAAGGAAATCCTGCGCTTCTGGCGGGTTTCATCCCAAACCCTGTTGACACCGATCATCACCGCCTCGCTCTATCTATTTATCTTCGGCGCGACCCTGGGTCAGCGGATCCATGTGATCGAAGGGTTCAGCTATGCCCAGTTCGTTATCCCGGGTCTGGTTCTGATGGGGGTGATCAACAATTCGTTCGCCAATTGTTCGTCGTCACTCTTCATGTCACGTTATCTTGGCGGAATTGTCGATCTGCTGGTAACGCCGGTTTCTCCCTCACAATTCATCCTGGCCTATACCCTGGCGGCGATGCTGCGCGGTGCACTGGTGGGGATGGTGACCTGGCTGATCTCAACGATGTTTGCGACGCTGCCATGGACCTCACCCTTGCTGGCGATATTGATGGCGATGCTGGCGAGCTTTATGTTCGCCCAGTTCGGGTTGATCGCAGCCCTCTATGCCAAAAACTTCGATACCTTGTCGATGTTTACCAACTTTCTGCTCCTGCCGCTCATCTATCTGGGGGGCGTTTTTTATCCAATTTCAATTCTCCCCGCACCTTGGGGCGGTCTGTCGCATCTAAATCCGCTTTTTTATCTGATCGACGGTTTTCGTCATGCCATTCTCGGCGTGGGAGATATCAGCTTTGCCCTCGCCTTCGGGGTTAGTGGTCTGTTGGCGACTGCCCTGTTTATCTGGGCTGCCTGGTTGATTGGCAGCGGGAAAAGCTTGAGAAGCTGA
- a CDS encoding cob(I)yrinic acid a,c-diamide adenosyltransferase, whose translation MPILDRITTGGGDKGQTSLVDGSRVAKCSARVCAYGTVDELNSVVGLIRCEELPDGLFEKICRIQNQLFDLGSELATPPAAKAKIDGWGLGDQQIKQLEDWLQESNKNIQPAKSFILPGGSKASALFHLARTVTRRTEREVVKLQQTEAVEPRCLLYLNRLSDLFFVWARLCNDEGRDDLLWKRQS comes from the coding sequence ATGCCAATACTAGATCGCATCACCACCGGCGGCGGAGATAAAGGACAAACCAGCCTGGTCGACGGCAGCCGCGTCGCCAAATGCTCAGCGCGCGTCTGCGCCTACGGCACGGTCGATGAACTCAATTCAGTGGTTGGATTGATCCGCTGCGAAGAGTTACCGGATGGGCTGTTTGAAAAAATCTGCCGGATCCAGAACCAGCTGTTTGATCTCGGCAGTGAACTGGCCACGCCACCGGCCGCAAAAGCCAAGATTGACGGCTGGGGACTGGGTGATCAGCAAATCAAACAACTGGAAGACTGGCTGCAGGAGAGCAACAAAAATATCCAACCGGCCAAAAGTTTTATTCTCCCCGGCGGCAGCAAAGCTTCGGCTCTTTTTCATCTGGCGCGCACCGTGACCCGCCGCACCGAACGTGAAGTGGTCAAGCTCCAGCAGACCGAAGCCGTCGAACCGCGTTGCCTGCTCTACCTTAACCGGCTTTCAGACCTGTTTTTTGTCTGGGCGCGACTGTGCAATGATGAGGGTCGGGATGATCTGTTGTGGAAGCGGCAGAGTTAA
- a CDS encoding AAA family ATPase: MRILSIQLKNIKSHTETSLDFSAGINVLSGPNGIGKSTIFEAIGYAMFGVDAQSFVGNIERFIRIGAKKGEVSISFESCAGELFRVSRSVGTASKWLLAREVGGAFEVEEHKDARETETRLKGLLGLEKNGRSLAEQFELVIGPFQHDFLGPFVIKQPAKRRDRFDEILGIDAWRTTFTRTNELLKAIKARVDVLQSAIGPLKDQVASLPEKRAEQQQIQLNRQQTQTRLASSQQQLKNLETQLTDVDRYEQSLKSQAVEIETLKGRIVNGTEKIGEQKRLLGEAEKAARVIVETTAGKLAFEQAETRLAQLREQSKLQRQLEQQLAALDKQIGSVSGRFAAESAAIVQTRDELNAEEQNLAETRKLLAIDQALQQGADRLPELRTAIDGLRKQLGQLEGRRAGLEEGSEKLAAGVCPFFQEPCLNIAENPPQDVFSAKFVELADQRQLLNVELKKLESDEEIARKASDQVKEIEVGIKSLDQQGARLLTRRKINEDKAQGLQVLQAEQVALQTQLVEKQQALRTYSSLQADIEAAEVQKQEHQPARDLYVAHLKLAEELEQRTTDLHKFEQLFIKLQADLRAKEHAYTQAEKGYDADRHQELRRQKDALGLEVGALGQQVKGIEADLTRLAREIDKLKQLEQEIAAKQLEIKAYAEKDELVKFLRHRVFRNVSAALSERFREEISLRADKIYRTISETDEELYWGENYQIVLRDMADGEIRERVNDQLSGGQTMSAVVALRLAMLQTIGARIAFFDEPTSNLDATRRENLARAFRSIDVGKEEVTEHWYDQLFLISHDVAFTEVTDQIIHLEERLSSAS, from the coding sequence GTGCGGATTCTTTCGATCCAGCTTAAAAACATCAAGTCACATACCGAGACCAGCCTCGACTTTTCGGCCGGAATCAATGTGCTCTCCGGGCCGAACGGCATCGGCAAAAGTACGATCTTTGAGGCGATCGGTTACGCCATGTTCGGGGTCGATGCCCAGAGTTTTGTCGGTAATATTGAGCGCTTTATCCGCATCGGCGCAAAAAAAGGCGAAGTGAGCATCAGCTTCGAGTCCTGCGCGGGGGAGCTTTTTCGCGTCAGCCGCAGCGTCGGGACAGCATCAAAGTGGTTACTGGCCCGGGAGGTCGGCGGGGCTTTTGAGGTCGAAGAACATAAGGATGCTCGCGAGACTGAGACTCGGCTCAAAGGGCTGCTTGGCCTTGAGAAGAATGGACGCTCACTGGCCGAACAGTTTGAATTGGTCATCGGTCCTTTCCAACATGATTTTCTCGGCCCCTTTGTCATCAAACAGCCGGCCAAACGCCGCGACAGGTTTGATGAGATCCTCGGGATCGATGCCTGGCGTACCACCTTCACGCGGACCAATGAACTTCTCAAGGCGATAAAGGCGAGGGTCGATGTGCTGCAGAGTGCGATAGGACCGCTTAAGGATCAGGTGGCGTCGCTGCCGGAAAAGCGCGCCGAACAGCAGCAGATTCAACTTAACCGGCAACAGACTCAGACACGTCTTGCCAGCTCTCAGCAGCAATTGAAAAACCTTGAGACCCAACTGACCGACGTCGACAGGTATGAGCAATCTCTGAAGTCTCAGGCGGTTGAAATTGAGACCTTAAAAGGGCGTATTGTCAACGGCACGGAGAAGATCGGCGAACAGAAGCGCTTACTCGGTGAAGCCGAAAAGGCCGCCCGGGTTATCGTGGAGACCACCGCAGGTAAGCTGGCTTTTGAGCAGGCGGAAACCCGGTTGGCCCAATTGCGTGAGCAGTCCAAATTACAGCGCCAGCTTGAGCAACAACTGGCTGCTCTCGACAAGCAGATCGGTTCTGTCTCCGGGCGGTTTGCCGCTGAATCTGCCGCTATTGTGCAGACCCGTGACGAACTTAATGCGGAAGAACAGAATCTGGCCGAAACCAGAAAACTCCTGGCCATTGATCAAGCGCTGCAGCAAGGCGCCGATCGCCTGCCCGAACTTCGTACTGCGATTGATGGTTTGCGCAAACAACTCGGTCAACTGGAGGGGCGGCGTGCCGGTCTTGAAGAGGGGAGCGAGAAGCTCGCCGCCGGAGTCTGCCCGTTCTTTCAGGAACCCTGCCTCAATATTGCCGAAAACCCGCCACAGGATGTCTTCTCCGCTAAGTTTGTCGAGCTGGCTGATCAGCGCCAACTGCTGAATGTCGAACTCAAAAAACTCGAAAGCGATGAGGAGATCGCCCGTAAAGCCAGCGATCAGGTCAAGGAGATTGAGGTCGGGATCAAGAGTCTGGATCAGCAGGGGGCAAGGCTCTTGACCAGGCGCAAAATAAATGAGGACAAAGCCCAGGGCCTGCAAGTCCTGCAGGCTGAACAAGTCGCTCTGCAAACCCAGTTGGTTGAAAAACAGCAGGCGTTGCGGACATACAGCAGTCTTCAGGCTGATATTGAGGCGGCGGAAGTGCAGAAACAAGAACATCAACCGGCCCGCGATCTTTACGTAGCGCACCTGAAACTGGCTGAGGAATTGGAGCAACGGACCACGGATCTCCACAAATTTGAACAGCTTTTCATCAAGCTGCAGGCGGATCTGCGTGCTAAAGAGCATGCTTATACCCAGGCAGAAAAGGGCTATGACGCCGATCGGCACCAGGAGTTGCGGCGTCAAAAAGATGCGCTGGGGCTTGAAGTCGGTGCGCTCGGGCAACAGGTAAAAGGCATTGAGGCCGACCTGACGCGACTGGCAAGGGAAATAGATAAACTTAAACAGCTTGAACAGGAGATTGCGGCCAAGCAGCTTGAGATCAAGGCCTATGCTGAGAAGGATGAGCTGGTCAAGTTTCTGCGCCACCGGGTCTTTCGCAACGTTTCGGCGGCGCTCTCCGAACGATTTCGCGAAGAGATCAGCCTGCGGGCCGACAAGATTTACCGCACCATTTCTGAAACCGATGAAGAACTCTACTGGGGGGAGAACTACCAGATCGTCCTGCGGGATATGGCCGACGGCGAGATCCGTGAGCGGGTCAATGACCAGCTCTCCGGCGGGCAGACCATGAGTGCGGTCGTCGCCCTGCGGCTGGCGATGCTGCAGACCATCGGCGCGCGCATCGCCTTTTTCGATGAACCGACCAGCAATCTCGATGCCACCCGACGCGAGAACCTGGCGCGCGCCTTTCGCTCAATCGACGTCGGCAAAGAGGAGGTCACCGAGCATTGGTACGACCAACTCTTTCTGATCAGTCACGATGTGGCTTTTACTGAAGTGACCGATCAGATTATCCACCTCGAGGAGAGGTTGTCCTCCGCATCTTAA
- a CDS encoding ABC transporter ATP-binding protein: MEKALHLENLNKAFGGVPAVKNLSFDIEQGEIFGLLGPNGAGKSTTINMVSGITRLDSGRITAFGCDNHSQYRQTRRMLGVVHQEIVIDNFFTVDQALRLHAGYYGVKDDPKWRQELINRLGLGPHLDKVMLKLSGGMKRRFMIAKALIHRPRLLILDEPTAGVDVELRHSLWEFVREINNNGTTILLTTHYLEEAEQMCGRIAIMNHGELVALEPTHDLVRRLSRRTLKLWLERPLASIPPELEAYHPRLEGDNRQLILCLPNDQGVGDLLHRLSALHLGINDFETEQSGLEEVFLQLTGEGTRP, from the coding sequence ATGGAAAAAGCACTTCACCTTGAAAATTTGAACAAGGCATTTGGTGGCGTCCCCGCTGTCAAGAACTTGAGTTTCGATATCGAGCAGGGCGAAATCTTCGGCCTGCTCGGGCCGAATGGCGCGGGCAAGAGTACCACCATCAATATGGTTTCCGGGATCACGCGGCTCGATTCAGGCCGGATTACAGCTTTTGGCTGTGATAACCACAGTCAGTATCGTCAGACCCGACGGATGCTCGGCGTGGTTCATCAGGAGATCGTCATCGATAACTTCTTCACCGTCGATCAGGCGTTACGCCTGCACGCCGGATATTACGGGGTTAAGGACGACCCCAAGTGGCGTCAGGAGTTGATCAATCGACTGGGGCTGGGACCACATCTGGACAAAGTAATGTTGAAACTTTCAGGCGGCATGAAGCGGCGCTTCATGATCGCCAAGGCGCTGATTCACCGGCCCCGACTCCTGATCCTCGATGAGCCGACCGCAGGGGTTGATGTCGAGCTGCGCCACAGCCTGTGGGAGTTCGTGCGTGAGATCAATAATAACGGTACCACCATCCTGCTGACGACCCATTACCTCGAAGAAGCCGAGCAAATGTGTGGCCGGATTGCGATTATGAATCATGGTGAACTGGTGGCGCTGGAGCCGACACACGATCTGGTCCGACGCTTGTCGCGCCGTACCCTGAAACTCTGGCTGGAGCGACCGCTGGCCTCGATTCCGCCGGAACTAGAAGCCTATCATCCGCGGCTCGAAGGGGATAACCGCCAGTTGATCCTCTGTCTGCCGAATGATCAGGGCGTTGGAGATCTTCTGCACCGCCTCTCTGCCTTGCATCTGGGAATCAATGATTTTGAGACCGAGCAGAGTGGGCTCGAAGAGGTTTTTCTGCAGCTGACCGGGGAAGGGACGCGGCCATGA
- a CDS encoding PAS domain-containing sensor histidine kinase has protein sequence MTNKFGDDYSAFSKIGRRKTEQLSVPGLDISVLRNAPPLLTPKCMFLVLGGAIFITDIIIMILLAYVPVTSVVLEALLDATTLLLVFSPAFYFIQYRPLQAYFNDRKKIVEKLFHSEERLTLALNAVNDGLWDWNVLSGEVYMSSRSSTMLGFQPGELGDKMEDWGARLHPEDREEVDRLLKEHLEGGNTYYRAVHRLQHKDGDYLWVLARGQVVARSADTWPLRMIGTFTDITLRKQAEEALRRSEADIRNLSRKLMNKSENEKKHLAQDLHDEFGQVLCAFQLGVEMLRDHNYGPPDQYQAQCDRLLSLVERLEVDLRHMCDHLRPVILDDLGLVSALKWHLEQFANRHPEVETSFCGTEQKISMSHEKEIACYRICQEALNNVAKHAEASLVDVELQLDEGLLRLSIRDNGVGFDGDEVRCTQDGWGLGLLGMRERAAAVGGDMHIESTQGQGTLIEVTLSLEETEKYLDEEVCA, from the coding sequence ATGACGAACAAGTTTGGCGACGATTACTCCGCGTTTTCCAAGATAGGTCGACGTAAGACTGAGCAGCTCAGCGTTCCTGGCCTGGATATCTCCGTACTGCGCAATGCTCCGCCATTACTGACCCCGAAATGCATGTTCCTGGTGCTGGGGGGCGCAATATTTATTACCGACATTATTATCATGATTTTGCTGGCCTATGTACCCGTCACGTCGGTTGTCCTGGAGGCCTTGCTCGATGCGACAACCCTGTTGCTTGTTTTTTCGCCCGCCTTTTATTTCATACAGTATCGTCCATTGCAGGCTTACTTTAATGATCGTAAAAAAATTGTTGAGAAGCTGTTTCACAGTGAAGAACGGCTCACTTTAGCACTTAATGCTGTTAATGACGGTCTCTGGGATTGGAATGTGCTGAGCGGTGAAGTCTATATGAGTAGCCGATCCTCGACCATGTTGGGTTTTCAGCCCGGTGAGCTTGGCGACAAAATGGAGGACTGGGGAGCACGATTGCACCCTGAGGATCGTGAGGAGGTTGATCGTCTGCTCAAGGAGCATCTCGAAGGAGGTAACACCTATTATCGTGCAGTGCATCGCCTGCAACACAAGGATGGCGATTATCTCTGGGTATTGGCCCGCGGCCAAGTCGTAGCGCGCAGTGCTGATACATGGCCATTACGCATGATCGGAACTTTTACCGATATCACCTTACGCAAGCAGGCTGAAGAAGCTCTGCGTCGCAGTGAAGCGGACATTCGTAACCTGTCTCGCAAGCTGATGAACAAATCGGAGAATGAAAAAAAGCACCTCGCTCAAGATCTGCACGATGAGTTCGGCCAGGTGCTCTGTGCCTTTCAGTTGGGCGTCGAAATGCTGCGGGATCACAACTACGGGCCACCAGATCAGTACCAGGCACAGTGCGACCGCCTGCTCTCTCTGGTAGAGCGGCTCGAAGTTGATCTGCGTCACATGTGTGATCATCTGCGCCCGGTGATTCTGGATGATCTTGGATTGGTCTCAGCACTTAAGTGGCATTTGGAGCAGTTTGCCAATCGGCACCCGGAGGTAGAAACAAGCTTCTGCGGTACTGAGCAGAAAATATCCATGTCACATGAGAAAGAGATCGCCTGCTACCGTATCTGCCAGGAGGCCCTCAACAATGTCGCCAAGCATGCTGAAGCCAGTTTGGTTGACGTTGAGTTGCAACTTGACGAAGGACTGCTACGGCTTTCAATTCGCGACAACGGGGTTGGTTTCGATGGAGATGAGGTCCGGTGTACTCAGGATGGCTGGGGCCTGGGTCTGTTAGGCATGCGTGAGCGTGCCGCTGCCGTTGGAGGGGATATGCACATCGAGAGCACTCAAGGGCAAGGCACGCTGATTGAGGTCACCCTTTCGCTCGAAGAGACGGAGAAGTACCTGGATGAGGAGGTCTGTGCGTGA
- a CDS encoding multicopper oxidase domain-containing protein, giving the protein MFYRNRQPGFQGLMAIVFVLCGIATTVLSAPLPGGTLDPLTIPKYVTPLVIPPEMPKSADVNVPVADYNIAVRQFQQQILPGLLPPTTVWSYGRAEDVIPLGFVAPVPLTSNISFNYPAFTIETQSKPDTTTPTKIRWINDLVYPAGHPNAGNYLPHLLTNTVDQTLHWANPAQDVCRAGTPIKRTDCATNNPLPYTGPVPIVTHVHGSHVNQESDGYPEAWWLPGAPGTKGIPATYAEHGTLYTQYLDTANPVNNVPGSAFYAYENDQPATTLWYHDHSLGMTRLNVYAGPAGFYLIRGGAYDGAVDGTTMPTNVSAVLPGPAPAGLGDPNFDAAYRASIREVPIVIQDRSFNLDGSLFYPGTRAFFDGYTGPTVPNSDIAPIWNPEAFFNTMVVNGTTWPTYTVAPERYRFRLLNGSNSRFLNLSMFEVIKPGGKTQGKKKVKADKTGVEVPFYQIGADQGSLPQVVMISTGFATPLPGDGTMPLVLTAVPAAQQALLMTPAERADVIVDFSAFVPGTIIRMYNTAPDAPFGGFPDVPADPSTTGQVMEFVVGPAPLDPATGLARIDPSTPVQNLRLNAEPSSLNLGTTAKNGSRQVSLNEAGSHQVCVAISPQGTITVLASFPTADPNIVTTCAALGGVEMGPKEALLGTVGVTGGVASGIPLSWMSPITENPQLGAEETWEIYNFTVDGHPIHLHLVRFQVEGRQLLDPLTMQPVGTMTPATPSEAGWKDTVLAYPGEVTRIRATFDKEGLYVWHCHIVEHEDNEMMRPYYVGPLANSPVP; this is encoded by the coding sequence ATGTTTTATAGGAACAGGCAACCAGGTTTTCAAGGGTTGATGGCAATTGTTTTTGTCCTGTGCGGAATTGCCACCACCGTGTTGTCGGCGCCGCTGCCGGGGGGGACGCTTGATCCGCTGACGATCCCCAAGTATGTCACGCCGCTGGTGATTCCACCTGAAATGCCCAAAAGCGCAGATGTTAATGTGCCGGTCGCGGATTATAATATTGCGGTCCGCCAGTTTCAGCAGCAGATTCTTCCCGGGCTGCTGCCTCCCACCACAGTGTGGAGTTATGGCCGAGCTGAAGATGTTATCCCGTTAGGCTTCGTTGCCCCGGTGCCGCTGACCAGTAACATTTCTTTCAACTATCCCGCATTCACCATTGAGACCCAGTCAAAACCCGACACCACAACGCCGACCAAGATCCGTTGGATTAATGATCTGGTCTATCCGGCAGGTCACCCAAATGCCGGCAACTATTTGCCACACCTTCTGACCAACACTGTTGATCAGACCCTGCATTGGGCTAATCCTGCGCAGGATGTTTGTCGTGCCGGGACGCCAATCAAGCGGACCGATTGTGCAACCAATAATCCATTGCCCTACACTGGACCAGTGCCAATTGTTACCCATGTTCATGGCTCTCACGTCAATCAGGAGTCGGACGGCTACCCCGAAGCCTGGTGGCTGCCGGGCGCTCCCGGTACCAAAGGAATTCCAGCCACCTACGCTGAGCACGGCACTCTGTACACTCAATATCTTGACACTGCCAACCCCGTCAACAACGTGCCAGGCTCGGCCTTCTATGCCTACGAAAATGATCAGCCTGCAACCACCCTCTGGTATCATGACCATTCTCTGGGAATGACCAGACTTAATGTTTATGCCGGCCCTGCAGGCTTCTACCTGATCCGTGGGGGTGCCTATGATGGCGCCGTTGATGGGACAACAATGCCAACAAATGTGTCTGCAGTCCTGCCCGGTCCTGCACCTGCCGGTCTTGGTGACCCGAACTTTGACGCGGCCTATCGGGCAAGTATCCGCGAGGTGCCGATTGTTATTCAGGATCGCTCCTTCAACCTCGACGGCTCGCTTTTTTACCCCGGCACTCGGGCCTTTTTTGACGGCTACACCGGGCCGACCGTTCCAAACTCGGATATAGCGCCGATCTGGAACCCTGAAGCCTTCTTCAACACCATGGTCGTCAACGGCACCACCTGGCCGACCTATACTGTTGCACCTGAGCGTTATCGTTTCCGTCTGCTCAACGGCAGCAACTCACGCTTCCTTAACCTGAGCATGTTCGAAGTGATCAAGCCTGGCGGCAAGACGCAGGGCAAGAAAAAGGTTAAAGCAGATAAGACCGGAGTGGAGGTTCCCTTCTACCAGATCGGGGCTGACCAGGGTTCCCTGCCTCAGGTCGTCATGATTTCCACCGGCTTTGCGACTCCCTTGCCAGGCGACGGGACAATGCCATTGGTCCTGACCGCAGTTCCCGCCGCCCAGCAGGCGTTATTGATGACTCCTGCCGAGCGTGCTGACGTAATTGTTGATTTCAGTGCCTTTGTGCCTGGTACCATCATCCGGATGTACAATACCGCACCCGATGCGCCTTTCGGCGGATTCCCGGATGTGCCGGCCGATCCTTCGACTACTGGCCAGGTCATGGAGTTTGTCGTTGGTCCGGCACCGCTTGATCCTGCGACCGGTCTCGCGAGGATCGACCCCAGCACCCCGGTTCAGAATCTGCGCCTCAACGCCGAACCGTCCAGTCTAAATCTGGGGACAACTGCCAAAAATGGTTCGCGTCAGGTCTCGCTTAATGAGGCTGGTTCCCATCAGGTTTGTGTGGCGATCAGTCCGCAAGGGACAATCACTGTGCTCGCCAGTTTCCCGACGGCCGATCCGAACATCGTTACAACCTGTGCAGCGCTGGGTGGCGTGGAGATGGGCCCCAAAGAGGCCTTACTGGGGACTGTCGGGGTGACCGGTGGTGTTGCTTCCGGAATCCCACTGTCCTGGATGTCGCCAATCACAGAAAATCCACAGCTCGGTGCTGAGGAGACCTGGGAAATTTACAACTTTACGGTCGATGGCCATCCGATCCACCTCCACCTGGTGCGTTTCCAGGTAGAGGGACGTCAATTGCTCGATCCGCTGACCATGCAACCGGTTGGTACCATGACGCCAGCGACGCCTTCCGAGGCGGGCTGGAAGGATACGGTTCTTGCTTATCCAGGTGAGGTAACACGGATTCGGGCAACCTTCGACAAAGAGGGCCTGTATGTTTGGCATTGCCACATTGTTGAACACGAAGACAATGAGATGATGCGACCTTACTACGTTGGACCGCTCGCTAACTCACCGGTACCGTAA
- a CDS encoding response regulator produces the protein MSEIRVALADDHALMREGLILLLQSQTDMVVVGQASDGVEALELARSLKPAVLLLDIGMPRMNGLETLELIRQAVPATAVVVLSRYEKEAYVHQALKAGALGYVVKGAPSADMLAAVRAAAKGQFYLSSQVQASVIGRYVEGFRNATRTGDQLENLSEREQQVFHLIVKGNSSHQIADILCISSKTVDKHRANIGRKIGTDNPVQMVQYALRTGLLASDFWEE, from the coding sequence GTGAGTGAAATTAGAGTTGCGCTGGCTGATGACCATGCTTTGATGCGCGAAGGGTTGATATTGCTGCTACAGAGCCAGACAGACATGGTTGTTGTAGGACAGGCGAGTGACGGAGTCGAAGCCCTGGAGCTGGCGCGTAGCCTGAAGCCCGCAGTGCTGTTGCTGGATATCGGCATGCCCCGTATGAACGGTCTGGAAACCCTCGAACTGATCCGTCAGGCAGTCCCCGCTACCGCGGTGGTGGTTTTGTCCCGCTATGAAAAAGAGGCCTATGTTCATCAAGCCCTGAAGGCGGGTGCGCTGGGCTATGTGGTCAAGGGCGCACCGAGTGCCGATATGTTGGCAGCGGTACGGGCCGCCGCAAAGGGCCAGTTCTACCTGAGTTCGCAAGTCCAGGCCTCGGTCATTGGCCGTTATGTGGAAGGTTTCCGCAATGCAACTCGGACTGGTGATCAACTTGAAAATCTGTCAGAGCGGGAACAGCAGGTGTTCCATCTGATCGTCAAAGGAAACAGCAGCCATCAGATCGCCGATATCCTCTGTATCAGTTCCAAAACCGTTGACAAACACCGCGCCAATATCGGGCGCAAGATCGGCACCGATAACCCTGTGCAGATGGTGCAGTATGCGTTACGCACCGGACTGCTCGCTTCCGACTTCTGGGAAGAATAA
- a CDS encoding FKBP-type peptidyl-prolyl cis-trans isomerase gives MRIRLLLTAALVIVLPFNLLAEDFVLKDAMDKINYSVGHQIGGDFKDQGVDMRSDALLQGIRDAIQSNKPPMTQGEMRQVLLDLKKMVIEGEKAKQEKYRGEGRDFLKANAAKEGIISLPSGLQYKVLQVGTGPVPTAGDSVKVNYLGTRLDGREFDSTSRRGGPEVISLSKVIPGWKEALTLMPVGSKWQLFIPADLAYGERGPLAEQTVIFEVELLAIDKS, from the coding sequence ATGCGAATCAGACTGTTGTTGACTGCTGCGCTTGTTATTGTCCTTCCGTTTAACCTGCTGGCCGAGGATTTCGTGCTTAAGGATGCGATGGACAAGATTAATTATAGTGTCGGCCACCAGATCGGGGGAGATTTTAAAGATCAAGGCGTAGATATGCGCTCAGATGCTCTGCTGCAGGGGATTCGGGACGCGATTCAGAGTAATAAACCACCGATGACCCAGGGGGAGATGCGTCAGGTCCTGCTCGATTTGAAAAAGATGGTTATCGAGGGAGAAAAGGCCAAACAGGAGAAATACCGCGGCGAGGGGCGAGACTTCCTTAAGGCGAACGCTGCGAAGGAGGGTATCATCAGCCTGCCGAGTGGTCTTCAGTATAAGGTGCTGCAGGTGGGGACCGGGCCGGTCCCGACTGCCGGGGACAGCGTTAAGGTAAATTACCTGGGAACCCGTCTGGATGGGCGGGAATTCGATAGTACTTCACGCCGGGGCGGCCCGGAGGTCATTTCTTTGAGCAAGGTGATTCCTGGTTGGAAAGAGGCCCTGACTCTGATGCCGGTCGGATCGAAATGGCAGCTGTTTATTCCGGCAGACCTCGCTTATGGTGAGCGTGGCCCATTGGCAGAACAAACGGTTATTTTTGAAGTAGAACTGCTGGCTATTGATAAAAGCTGA
- the hslO gene encoding Hsp33 family molecular chaperone HslO, producing the protein MQEHLVRVVTEDGLFRASAADTTQLVKEICRRQQVDLTAKVALGRLLTGAALMSSLLKGRQRLALVVEGNGPLGRLMVETDAKGGIRGKVQNPLAGLPPRNGRFDVAGAVGRAGFLHVIKDLGLKEPYRSMVQLQTSEIGDDLAWYLTHSEQVPSCVALGVELDAQGEIAAAGGFMVQALPPGDQLSIDRLVDHLHGFPPTTSLLRQGVEPTAILHKVLDGQSFSVLQRSELVFNCPCSRETIADVLAGLGAVELDAMIQEQGGGEVICDYCREVYRYNRTQLEELRG; encoded by the coding sequence ATGCAGGAACATCTGGTACGTGTGGTTACTGAAGACGGGTTGTTTCGTGCCTCCGCTGCCGATACAACCCAATTGGTCAAAGAGATCTGTCGGCGTCAGCAGGTGGATTTGACTGCCAAAGTGGCACTGGGCCGTCTGTTGACCGGTGCGGCACTGATGAGCAGTCTGCTGAAAGGACGACAGCGTCTGGCGCTGGTGGTTGAAGGGAATGGTCCGTTGGGTCGGTTGATGGTCGAGACCGATGCGAAAGGGGGGATTCGCGGGAAAGTCCAAAATCCGCTGGCCGGGCTGCCTCCGCGCAATGGTCGCTTTGATGTTGCCGGTGCCGTGGGGCGGGCCGGGTTTCTGCATGTGATCAAGGATCTCGGTTTAAAAGAACCATATCGCAGTATGGTGCAGCTACAGACCAGCGAGATCGGTGACGATCTTGCCTGGTATCTGACCCATTCCGAGCAGGTTCCCTCCTGTGTCGCACTCGGTGTTGAGTTGGATGCCCAAGGAGAAATCGCCGCGGCGGGTGGGTTTATGGTACAGGCATTACCGCCGGGGGATCAGCTCTCAATTGATCGGCTTGTGGACCATTTGCACGGATTTCCCCCGACGACCAGTCTGCTGCGCCAGGGGGTCGAGCCGACCGCGATTCTTCATAAGGTCCTGGATGGGCAGTCGTTTTCCGTTCTGCAACGCAGTGAACTTGTGTTTAACTGTCCCTGTAGCCGCGAGACGATCGCCGATGTCCTGGCAGGATTGGGGGCCGTTGAGCTGGATGCGATGATCCAGGAGCAGGGTGGTGGTGAAGTGATCTGTGATTATTGTCGGGAGGTCTATCGTTATAACCGGACACAACTGGAAGAGTTGCGTGGCTGA